In a genomic window of Geoalkalibacter sp.:
- a CDS encoding NADH-quinone oxidoreductase subunit J family protein, which yields MILYRYLAEGIFFAFIVLIFFGSLLTVRARLLMHAVLGLAVAFIGVAGLFFHLGSPFMAMMQVLIYVGAVCVMLVFGVMVGQAPTQSAQTRGGHNRWLGLGTCGAGFVLLSATLARTRWTAAAEQIGDYSLQHLGMSFLHQFVLAFELISVILLIAILGAIIIARHPEEGRQS from the coding sequence ATGATTCTTTACCGCTACCTTGCCGAAGGGATCTTTTTCGCCTTCATCGTGCTGATTTTCTTCGGCAGCCTGCTCACGGTGCGCGCGCGCCTGCTGATGCACGCGGTCCTTGGCCTCGCGGTGGCGTTCATCGGCGTCGCCGGGCTGTTCTTTCACCTCGGCTCGCCCTTCATGGCGATGATGCAGGTGCTGATCTACGTCGGCGCGGTGTGCGTCATGCTGGTCTTCGGCGTGATGGTCGGCCAGGCGCCGACCCAGAGTGCTCAGACACGCGGCGGCCACAACCGCTGGCTTGGTCTCGGCACTTGCGGGGCGGGCTTCGTGCTGCTGAGCGCCACCTTGGCGCGCACCCGCTGGACGGCCGCCGCCGAGCAGATCGGTGATTATTCCCTGCAGCACCTCGGCATGAGCTTTCTGCACCAGTTCGTGCTGGCCTTCGAGCTCATCTCGGTGATTCTGCTCATCGCCATTCTCGGCGCCATCATCATCGCGCGCCACCCCGAGGAGGGTCGTCAGTCATGA
- a CDS encoding NADH-quinone oxidoreductase subunit A, with product MPESQLLDYIYVFVFLLVGICTALGPLILSNLVNPRSILKTTLDPYECGMDIFGDARDVRFHVAYYLYALIFVAFAVDILFLFPVATAYRLVSGAHGILVLFVFVFVLSLTVVYPWAKGVFTWPKRKRIS from the coding sequence ATGCCCGAAAGTCAGCTGCTCGACTATATCTACGTGTTCGTCTTTCTCCTGGTCGGCATCTGTACCGCCCTGGGGCCCCTCATCCTGTCCAACCTGGTCAATCCGCGCTCGATTCTCAAGACCACCCTCGATCCCTATGAGTGCGGCATGGATATCTTCGGCGATGCCCGGGATGTCCGCTTTCACGTCGCCTATTATCTCTACGCCCTGATCTTCGTCGCCTTCGCCGTCGACATCCTGTTTCTGTTCCCCGTGGCCACGGCCTATCGCCTGGTGTCCGGCGCGCACGGCATTCTCGTGCTGTTTGTCTTTGTCTTCGTCCTGTCCCTGACCGTTGTCTATCCCTGGGCCAAAGGAGTTTTTACATGGCCGAAGAGAAAAAGGATCTCCTGA
- a CDS encoding NuoI/complex I 23 kDa subunit family protein — protein sequence MKDYFAEIFTGGKSLLVGMLITLREFFRPVVTVQYPREALPITPNYRGHTILVRDEEKPEKHRCISCKMCERECPSNCISLHGEKREGVKGLTLVRYQLDFTKCSLCGTCVEVCPTDALDFSDEYRHVGFRRDDFLYDLLARVEKGQ from the coding sequence ATGAAAGACTATTTCGCCGAGATATTCACCGGGGGCAAGAGTCTGCTCGTCGGAATGCTGATCACCCTGCGCGAATTCTTTCGTCCCGTGGTGACCGTGCAGTATCCCCGCGAGGCACTGCCCATCACCCCCAACTACCGGGGCCACACGATTCTGGTGCGCGACGAGGAGAAGCCGGAGAAGCACCGCTGCATTTCCTGCAAAATGTGCGAGCGCGAATGCCCCTCCAACTGCATCAGCCTGCACGGCGAGAAACGCGAAGGGGTCAAGGGCCTGACCCTGGTGCGCTACCAGCTCGATTTCACCAAGTGCAGCCTGTGCGGCACCTGCGTCGAGGTCTGCCCGACGGACGCCCTTGATTTTTCCGACGAATACCGCCACGTGGGCTTTCGTCGCGACGACTTCCTTTACGATCTGCTTGCCAGGGTGGAGAAGGGCCAATGA
- the nuoH gene encoding NADH-quinone oxidoreductase subunit NuoH — MMTESFLPPELLRILFTAICAIVIVFGNALVMGYLERKLAGRFQRRPGPMEVGWQGLLQLAVDGVKLVGKQLVIPRHADPVLYRIAPIVSFAPAVLPLLVIPFSPKLQGRDLDIGLIFILAVVAINVLAILIAGWGSNNKYSLLGAMRSVAQNVAYEIPMLLTLLSVILVTNTFSLKGIVAAQEGLWFILVMPVAFLIFFIATVAETNRAPFDLPEAESELTAGFMTEFSGMGFSLFFMAEYTYMFIACSLTVILFLGGWHGPPLPYAEYTAALWFFFKVYALLILMIWIRWTFPRVRFDQLLNLCWKYLVPFSLVHLLVTAVVLKI; from the coding sequence ATGATGACAGAGTCCTTTCTTCCCCCCGAGCTGCTGCGCATCCTGTTCACGGCGATCTGCGCCATCGTCATCGTCTTCGGCAATGCCCTGGTCATGGGCTATCTGGAGCGCAAGCTCGCCGGGCGCTTTCAGCGCCGACCCGGCCCCATGGAAGTGGGCTGGCAGGGCCTGCTACAGCTGGCGGTGGACGGCGTCAAGCTGGTCGGCAAGCAGTTGGTGATCCCGCGTCACGCGGACCCGGTGCTCTATCGCATCGCGCCCATCGTCTCCTTTGCTCCGGCGGTGCTGCCGCTGCTGGTCATTCCCTTCAGCCCCAAGCTGCAGGGGCGCGATCTCGACATCGGCCTGATCTTCATCCTGGCGGTGGTGGCGATCAACGTCCTGGCGATTCTCATTGCCGGCTGGGGCTCCAACAACAAGTATTCCCTGCTCGGCGCCATGCGTTCGGTGGCGCAGAACGTCGCCTACGAAATCCCCATGCTGCTGACGCTCTTGTCCGTCATCCTGGTGACCAACACCTTCAGCCTCAAGGGGATCGTCGCGGCGCAGGAGGGCTTGTGGTTCATCCTCGTCATGCCGGTGGCGTTTCTCATCTTTTTCATCGCCACCGTCGCCGAGACCAACCGCGCGCCCTTCGATTTGCCCGAGGCCGAGAGCGAGCTGACCGCGGGCTTCATGACCGAATTCAGCGGCATGGGCTTCAGCTTGTTTTTCATGGCCGAATACACCTACATGTTCATCGCCTGCTCGCTCACCGTGATCCTGTTCCTCGGCGGCTGGCACGGCCCGCCGCTGCCTTACGCCGAGTACACCGCCGCCCTGTGGTTCTTCTTCAAGGTCTACGCGCTGCTCATCCTCATGATCTGGATCCGCTGGACCTTCCCGCGCGTGCGCTTTGATCAGTTGCTCAATCTGTGCTGGAAATATCTGGTTCCCTTTTCCCTGGTCCACCTGCTGGTGACCGCCGTGGTGCTCAAGATATGA
- a CDS encoding NADH-quinone oxidoreductase subunit D gives MNLTQQVGEQRFVLNMGPQHPSTHGVLRVILEMEGEYVMDPQPVLGYGHRMHEKMAESRSWPGFLPNAARMDYLAALIYNHGYVGVVERLAGIEATPRAEYIRVITSELNRLQSHLLWLGVLVLDLGAFTPIMYTFEDREKILDILEDVTGSRLTYCYMRVGGVVRDIDDKFIERTREYIRWQRSRMPMYENLVTGNIIFRKRVEGIGEFTPDLARRYGLTGPVLRGTGVAYDIRRAEPYSVYPALDFEIPTETSGDCMAAYRVRVREIEQSLRILEQALDQLPDGAHQAKVPKKLKLPAGDASYAVESPRGELVYHMTADGSDVPYRMKIRVPSFSNLSILSEVCSGMLLSDLCACMGSLDLVIPEIDR, from the coding sequence ATGAACCTGACGCAGCAAGTCGGCGAACAGCGCTTCGTTCTCAACATGGGGCCGCAGCACCCGAGCACTCACGGGGTGTTGCGCGTCATCCTCGAGATGGAGGGCGAGTACGTCATGGATCCGCAGCCGGTGCTCGGCTACGGCCACCGCATGCACGAGAAGATGGCCGAGTCGCGCTCCTGGCCCGGTTTTCTGCCCAACGCGGCGCGCATGGACTATCTCGCCGCCCTCATCTACAACCACGGCTATGTCGGCGTGGTGGAGCGCCTGGCGGGCATCGAGGCGACACCGCGCGCCGAATACATCCGCGTCATCACCTCCGAGCTCAATCGTCTGCAGAGCCATCTGCTGTGGCTGGGCGTGCTGGTGCTCGATCTCGGCGCCTTCACCCCCATCATGTACACCTTCGAGGATCGCGAAAAAATCCTCGACATCCTCGAGGATGTCACCGGCTCGCGCCTGACCTACTGCTACATGCGCGTCGGCGGGGTGGTGCGCGACATCGACGACAAGTTCATCGAGCGCACCCGCGAATACATCCGGTGGCAGCGCTCGCGCATGCCCATGTACGAGAATCTGGTGACCGGCAACATCATCTTTCGCAAGCGCGTCGAGGGCATCGGCGAATTCACCCCGGATCTGGCGCGGCGCTACGGCCTCACCGGCCCGGTGCTGCGCGGCACGGGCGTGGCTTACGACATCCGGCGCGCCGAGCCCTATTCGGTCTATCCCGCGCTGGACTTCGAAATCCCCACGGAAACGAGCGGCGACTGCATGGCCGCCTATCGGGTGCGGGTGCGCGAGATCGAGCAGAGCCTGCGCATTCTCGAGCAAGCCCTCGACCAGCTGCCCGACGGAGCTCATCAAGCCAAGGTGCCCAAGAAGCTCAAGCTGCCCGCGGGCGATGCCAGCTATGCCGTCGAGTCGCCCCGCGGCGAGCTGGTCTACCACATGACGGCCGACGGCAGCGACGTGCCCTATCGCATGAAGATCCGGGTGCCCTCCTTTTCCAACCTGAGCATCCTCTCTGAAGTATGCAGCGGGATGCTCCTCTCGGATCTGTGCGCCTGCATGGGCAGCCTGGACCTGGTGATTCCGGAGATTGACAGGTGA
- the nuoK gene encoding NADH-quinone oxidoreductase subunit NuoK, whose amino-acid sequence MMPSDHLTTYLVIGAFLLFVGLYGMIRHRTLIGMLISVELMLAGAGVNFMAFNHFTAPDPAVGQAFTLFIMGIAAAEAAIVISLVIAVHRRFRSVDPQAIDDLRG is encoded by the coding sequence ATGATGCCCAGCGACCATCTCACCACCTATCTGGTCATCGGCGCCTTTCTGTTGTTCGTCGGCCTGTACGGCATGATCCGTCACCGCACGCTGATCGGCATGCTGATCAGCGTCGAGCTGATGCTGGCCGGCGCCGGGGTCAATTTCATGGCGTTCAATCACTTCACGGCGCCGGATCCGGCCGTCGGTCAGGCCTTCACCCTGTTCATCATGGGGATTGCCGCCGCCGAGGCGGCCATCGTCATCAGTCTCGTCATCGCCGTGCATCGCCGCTTCCGCAGCGTCGATCCCCAGGCCATCGACGATTTGCGCGGCTAA
- a CDS encoding NADH-quinone oxidoreductase subunit B produces the protein MAEEKKDLLRVHTQTEEARRRELDGHPPEELGSVVQLAVVEKVLNYCRANSLWPMTFGLACCAIEMMSAGMARFDLARFGAEVFRPSPRQCDLMIVAGTVNKKMAPAVLTLYEQMAAPRYVIALGNCAISGGPFAVEENYNVVEGVDRLIPVDVYVPGCPPRPETLFEAIFKLQEKIAGTRFPAPMNKMPEGV, from the coding sequence ATGGCCGAAGAGAAAAAGGATCTCCTGAGGGTCCACACCCAGACCGAGGAGGCGCGTCGCCGCGAGCTCGACGGGCACCCGCCCGAGGAGCTTGGCTCCGTGGTGCAGCTGGCCGTGGTGGAGAAGGTCCTCAATTACTGCCGGGCCAACTCGTTGTGGCCCATGACCTTCGGTCTGGCCTGCTGCGCCATCGAGATGATGAGCGCCGGCATGGCGCGCTTCGACCTGGCGCGTTTCGGCGCCGAGGTGTTTCGCCCCTCGCCGCGCCAGTGTGATCTGATGATCGTCGCCGGCACGGTGAACAAGAAGATGGCGCCCGCCGTGCTGACCCTCTACGAGCAGATGGCCGCGCCGCGCTATGTGATTGCTCTCGGCAACTGCGCCATTTCGGGCGGGCCCTTCGCGGTGGAGGAAAACTACAACGTCGTCGAGGGGGTTGATCGCCTGATTCCCGTCGATGTCTACGTGCCGGGCTGCCCGCCGCGTCCCGAGACGCTGTTCGAGGCGATTTTCAAGCTGCAGGAAAAAATCGCCGGCACCCGTTTCCCGGCGCCCATGAACAAGATGCCCGAAGGAGTCTGA
- a CDS encoding NADH-quinone oxidoreductase subunit C — translation MESRDSVIAALERLPARVQEVDFKQRGYHLEVFVEAARLRALAELLRAGDFYLSFVSGLHLKPAIEVSYQFANFSFPCRLLARVEVEADNSLPTISDLFQGANWHERETKDFFGVIFRDHPNLKPLLLAEDMEDLKPLLKKEDRLKGRAAVTRAQASGTEKAPAPAGGEEGA, via the coding sequence ATGGAATCCCGTGACTCCGTCATCGCCGCCCTTGAGCGGCTGCCCGCCAGGGTGCAGGAGGTTGATTTCAAGCAGCGCGGCTACCACCTGGAGGTGTTCGTGGAGGCGGCGCGCCTGCGCGCCCTGGCCGAGCTGCTGCGCGCCGGCGATTTCTACCTGAGCTTCGTCTCCGGCCTGCACCTCAAGCCCGCCATCGAGGTGAGCTACCAGTTCGCCAATTTCAGTTTTCCCTGCCGTCTGCTGGCGCGCGTCGAAGTCGAGGCCGACAACAGTCTGCCGACCATCTCGGATCTCTTTCAGGGCGCCAACTGGCATGAGCGCGAAACCAAGGATTTCTTCGGCGTGATCTTTCGCGACCACCCCAACCTCAAGCCGCTGCTGCTTGCCGAGGACATGGAAGATCTCAAGCCGCTGCTCAAGAAAGAGGACAGGCTCAAGGGCCGCGCGGCGGTCACCCGCGCCCAGGCGAGCGGCACCGAAAAAGCCCCGGCCCCCGCCGGCGGGGAGGAGGGCGCATGA
- a CDS encoding Na(+)/H(+) antiporter subunit D, which produces MTASLFVHPASWFILGAALMPVARRLGVMKVWLVLIPLIALARIHFLPESFGLVEYLGFDLQFGRVDRLTFVFLHVFALMALMGSIFALQVKESGQHIAAFLYVAGSFGVTLAGDYLTLFIFWELMAFASTFLIWYRKKKRSIEAGYRYLLVHTAGGLALLAGIFLLYHNGHDLSFGLFSQEGAGWAEYLVMIGFMLNAAVPPIHAWLPDAYPEATVTGAVFMCAFTTKTAVYVLARAFPGFEVLAILGAIMALYGVAYAVIENDARRILAYHVVSQVGYMVCGIGIGTAMAINGTAAHAYAHIVYKALLFMGAGAVLEMTGRSKLSELGGLYKYMPWTMFFTVIGGIAISGFPLTSGFISKSMIVAAAGENHQIILLVMLTLAGVGTFLSVGIKLPYFIWFGRDSGVQAKEAPWNMQLAMAMAAFVCIFLGVFPGALYSMLPYPVEYHPYTAYHLSETFQIFGFTGLGFYLMVKYLKPHDVSNLDLDWFYRKGSLRFLAFAAGPVVAANEWVSNVYRSIGTRFTMAAARAFSWFDKEGIDWTIDGAARGVVDGGDRLRRLQTGRIQHYIGGAVLALLAVLVVVILI; this is translated from the coding sequence ATGACCGCTAGCCTGTTCGTTCATCCGGCGAGCTGGTTCATCCTCGGCGCGGCGCTGATGCCCGTGGCACGGCGCCTGGGGGTGATGAAGGTGTGGCTGGTGCTGATTCCGCTCATCGCCCTGGCGCGCATCCACTTTCTGCCCGAGAGCTTCGGCCTCGTCGAGTACCTGGGCTTCGATCTGCAGTTCGGGCGGGTCGATCGGCTGACCTTCGTGTTTCTTCACGTTTTCGCTTTGATGGCGCTGATGGGCAGCATTTTCGCCCTGCAGGTCAAGGAAAGCGGCCAGCACATCGCCGCCTTTCTCTATGTGGCGGGCTCCTTCGGCGTGACCCTGGCGGGGGATTATCTGACCCTGTTCATCTTCTGGGAGCTGATGGCCTTCGCCTCGACCTTTCTCATCTGGTACCGCAAGAAGAAGCGCTCCATCGAGGCCGGCTACCGCTATCTGCTGGTGCATACCGCGGGCGGGCTGGCGCTGCTCGCGGGGATCTTCCTGCTCTATCACAATGGCCATGACCTGTCCTTCGGTCTATTCAGCCAGGAAGGCGCGGGCTGGGCCGAGTATCTGGTGATGATCGGCTTCATGCTCAACGCCGCGGTGCCGCCCATTCACGCCTGGCTGCCCGATGCCTATCCCGAGGCCACCGTGACCGGCGCGGTGTTCATGTGCGCCTTCACCACCAAGACGGCCGTCTATGTGCTGGCGCGCGCCTTTCCCGGTTTCGAGGTGCTGGCCATTCTCGGTGCGATCATGGCTCTTTACGGCGTCGCCTACGCGGTGATTGAGAACGACGCGCGGCGCATTCTCGCCTATCACGTGGTCAGTCAGGTCGGCTACATGGTGTGCGGCATCGGCATCGGCACGGCCATGGCCATCAACGGCACGGCGGCCCACGCCTACGCGCACATCGTCTACAAGGCGCTGCTGTTCATGGGCGCGGGCGCGGTGCTGGAGATGACCGGGCGCTCCAAGCTGAGCGAACTCGGCGGTCTCTACAAATACATGCCCTGGACCATGTTTTTCACCGTGATCGGCGGCATCGCCATTTCCGGTTTTCCCCTGACCAGCGGCTTCATCAGCAAGTCGATGATCGTCGCGGCGGCGGGCGAGAACCATCAGATCATCCTGCTGGTGATGCTCACCCTGGCGGGCGTCGGAACCTTTCTCTCCGTCGGCATCAAGCTGCCCTATTTCATCTGGTTTGGCCGCGATTCAGGCGTTCAGGCCAAGGAAGCCCCCTGGAACATGCAGCTCGCCATGGCCATGGCGGCCTTTGTCTGTATTTTCCTCGGCGTGTTTCCCGGGGCGCTCTACAGCATGCTGCCCTATCCGGTGGAATATCACCCCTACACCGCCTATCACCTGTCGGAAACCTTTCAGATCTTTGGTTTCACCGGCCTGGGTTTCTATCTGATGGTCAAGTATCTCAAACCCCATGATGTGTCCAACCTGGATCTCGACTGGTTCTACCGCAAGGGTTCGCTGCGCTTCCTCGCCTTTGCCGCGGGACCGGTGGTGGCGGCCAACGAATGGGTGAGCAACGTCTATCGCAGCATCGGCACGCGCTTCACCATGGCGGCGGCGCGCGCCTTCTCCTGGTTCGACAAGGAAGGCATCGACTGGACCATCGACGGCGCCGCGCGCGGCGTGGTGGACGGCGGCGATCGCCTGCGCCGCCTGCAGACCGGGCGCATCCAGCACTACATCGGCGGCGCGGTGCTGGCTTTGCTCGCCGTGCTGGTGGTGGTGATTTTGATCTAG
- a CDS encoding monovalent cation/H+ antiporter subunit D family protein, giving the protein MEPIITSNVLLATLIPMVTGALVMATGRRPNLRETCSFAGAVLTFLTVINLAPRILHGGSYAYNLITLYPGISVSFHLDPLGLIFAGTASFLWILASVYCIGYMRGLNEHAQTRFYVCYAVSVGAAMGAAFAGNLFTLYLFYEIVSIFTYPLVMHHQDEEGYAGARKYIIYLMFTSKAFLLPAMALVYVLTGTLDFNMAEIAGGIFPADADRLLVIVAYLLCLFGFAKAGIMPFHNWLPDAMVAPTPVSALLHAVVVVKVGVFSICRVMLSVFGVDLLDVTGLGMFTAYFVSFTILAASVIALTQTNLKARLAYSTVSQLSYIVLGVAMLTPHAITGGLLHIANHAFSKITLFFAAGAIFVASGKKDIAELGGLGWRMPLTMIAFGLASLSMIGAPPVSGFVSKWYLALGAMDVNSMVLLGVLLASSLLNAGYFAPVFLKAFFGKPLPGDEATGSLEGRPLVLLMVVPLLITGLISVLIGIWPDLFLNTIKLMVGS; this is encoded by the coding sequence ATGGAACCTATCATCACCTCCAACGTCCTGCTGGCAACCCTCATCCCCATGGTGACCGGGGCGCTGGTCATGGCCACGGGGCGCCGCCCCAATCTGCGCGAGACCTGCTCGTTCGCCGGCGCGGTGCTGACCTTTCTCACCGTCATCAACCTGGCGCCGCGCATTCTGCACGGAGGCAGCTACGCCTACAACCTGATCACTCTCTATCCGGGCATCAGCGTCAGCTTCCATCTCGATCCCCTCGGGCTGATCTTCGCGGGGACAGCGTCCTTTTTGTGGATTCTCGCCTCGGTCTACTGCATCGGCTACATGCGCGGCCTCAACGAGCACGCCCAGACGCGCTTCTACGTGTGCTACGCGGTGTCGGTGGGCGCGGCCATGGGTGCGGCCTTCGCCGGCAACCTCTTCACCCTCTACCTGTTCTACGAGATCGTCTCCATCTTCACCTATCCCCTGGTCATGCACCACCAGGACGAGGAGGGCTACGCCGGGGCGCGCAAGTACATCATCTACCTGATGTTCACCTCCAAGGCCTTTTTGCTGCCGGCCATGGCCCTGGTCTATGTGCTCACCGGCACCCTGGATTTCAACATGGCCGAGATCGCGGGCGGCATCTTCCCCGCCGACGCCGACCGGTTGCTGGTGATCGTCGCCTATCTGCTCTGCCTGTTCGGTTTCGCCAAGGCCGGCATCATGCCTTTTCACAACTGGCTGCCCGACGCCATGGTCGCCCCCACCCCGGTCAGCGCCCTGCTGCATGCGGTGGTCGTGGTCAAGGTCGGGGTGTTCTCCATCTGCCGCGTGATGCTCTCGGTGTTCGGCGTCGATCTGCTCGATGTCACGGGCCTGGGCATGTTCACCGCCTATTTCGTGTCCTTCACGATTCTTGCCGCCTCGGTGATCGCCCTGACCCAGACCAATCTCAAGGCGCGGCTGGCCTACTCGACGGTCAGCCAGCTCTCCTACATCGTGCTCGGCGTGGCCATGCTCACGCCCCACGCGATTACCGGCGGGCTTTTGCACATCGCCAACCACGCCTTCTCCAAGATCACCCTGTTCTTCGCGGCGGGGGCGATTTTCGTCGCGTCTGGCAAGAAGGATATCGCCGAACTCGGCGGGCTGGGCTGGCGCATGCCCCTGACCATGATCGCCTTCGGCCTGGCGTCCCTGAGCATGATCGGCGCGCCCCCGGTGAGCGGCTTTGTGAGCAAGTGGTACCTGGCCCTGGGCGCCATGGACGTCAACAGCATGGTGCTGCTCGGCGTGCTGCTGGCGAGCAGCCTGCTCAATGCCGGCTACTTCGCGCCGGTGTTTCTCAAGGCCTTTTTCGGTAAACCCCTGCCCGGCGACGAAGCCACGGGCAGTCTCGAAGGCCGGCCGCTGGTGTTGCTCATGGTGGTGCCGCTGCTGATTACCGGCCTGATTTCGGTGCTGATCGGCATCTGGCCCGATCTCTTCCTCAATACGATCAAGTTGATGGTGGGCTCATGA
- a CDS encoding complex I subunit 4 family protein, which produces MEQYLIFNDLGYPIISVLLLLPLIGALLTLFFSSDRALLLWGLAVTLLTALASLPLYTQFDATTAQYQFVELRHWLPALGLDYVVGVDGISVLLVLLTTFVMPLCVLCSWSYIKERMKEFIFVLLVIETAMIGVFVSLNTLLFFLFWEAMLIPMYLVIAIWGGPRKDYASIKYFLYTFAGSIFFLAAIIALYVKTGTFFIPELMGQPYSFAFQTWIFLGCTLAFAVKVPMFPLHTWLPAAHVEAPTAGSVILASIMLKMGGYGFLRFCLPIAPEATFYFMPWLIGLSLVSIVVGGYLALGQTDIKKLIAYSSVGHMGFVTLGIFLLNDQGIKGAMLQMINHGITTGALFILIGIIYERTHSREMHVNAALGAMMPLFVLFLGIFSLSSFGFPGTNSFVSEFLVLLAAFSKYPLVGALAVVGAILAAAYMLRLLQVMVWADSDGHGHHHEEEGEGGHHALHDLNLREIGTLSFLVIFVFWIGFYPAPLLNIMDASVAHLIHQVEAGMGGDAGETLHALSGLSDKVEEFISSATNF; this is translated from the coding sequence GTGGAACAGTATCTGATCTTCAACGACCTGGGCTATCCCATCATTTCGGTGCTGCTGTTGCTGCCGCTGATCGGGGCGTTGCTGACCCTTTTCTTCTCCAGCGACCGGGCGCTGCTGCTCTGGGGTCTGGCGGTGACGCTGCTGACCGCGCTGGCCTCCTTGCCGCTCTATACGCAATTCGACGCCACGACCGCCCAGTACCAGTTCGTCGAGCTGCGCCACTGGCTGCCCGCCCTGGGCCTGGACTACGTGGTCGGAGTCGACGGCATCAGCGTGTTGCTGGTGCTGCTCACCACTTTCGTCATGCCCCTGTGCGTGCTCTGCTCCTGGAGCTACATCAAGGAGCGCATGAAGGAATTCATCTTCGTGCTGCTGGTCATTGAAACCGCCATGATCGGCGTGTTCGTCAGCCTCAACACCCTGCTGTTCTTTCTTTTCTGGGAAGCGATGCTGATCCCCATGTACCTGGTGATCGCCATCTGGGGCGGGCCGCGCAAGGATTATGCGTCCATCAAGTACTTTCTCTACACCTTCGCCGGCAGCATCTTCTTTCTTGCCGCGATCATCGCCCTCTACGTCAAGACCGGCACCTTTTTCATCCCTGAGCTGATGGGGCAACCCTACAGTTTTGCCTTCCAGACGTGGATCTTTTTGGGCTGCACCCTGGCCTTCGCCGTCAAGGTGCCCATGTTCCCCCTGCACACCTGGTTGCCCGCCGCCCACGTCGAGGCGCCCACCGCGGGCAGCGTGATCCTGGCGAGCATCATGCTCAAGATGGGCGGCTACGGTTTCCTGCGCTTTTGCCTGCCCATCGCGCCGGAAGCCACCTTCTACTTCATGCCCTGGCTCATCGGGTTGTCCCTGGTGTCCATCGTGGTCGGCGGCTATCTGGCCCTGGGCCAGACCGACATCAAAAAACTCATCGCCTATTCCAGCGTCGGGCATATGGGCTTTGTCACCCTGGGGATTTTTCTGCTCAACGACCAGGGCATCAAGGGCGCCATGCTGCAGATGATCAATCACGGCATCACCACCGGCGCCCTGTTTATCCTCATCGGCATTATCTATGAGCGCACCCACAGCCGCGAGATGCACGTCAATGCGGCGCTCGGCGCGATGATGCCGCTGTTCGTGCTGTTTCTCGGCATTTTCAGTCTCTCCTCCTTTGGTTTTCCCGGCACCAACAGCTTTGTGAGCGAATTCCTGGTGCTGCTCGCCGCCTTTTCCAAGTATCCCCTGGTCGGCGCTCTGGCCGTGGTCGGCGCGATTCTGGCCGCGGCCTACATGCTGCGGCTGTTGCAGGTCATGGTGTGGGCCGATTCCGACGGACACGGCCATCATCACGAGGAGGAAGGGGAGGGCGGCCACCATGCCCTGCATGATCTCAACCTGCGCGAGATCGGCACCCTGAGCTTTCTGGTGATTTTCGTGTTCTGGATCGGTTTTTACCCCGCACCCCTGCTCAACATCATGGATGCCAGCGTCGCCCATCTGATCCACCAGGTGGAGGCCGGCATGGGCGGCGATGCCGGTGAGACCCTGCATGCCCTGAGCGGCTTAAGCGACAAGGTGGAGGAGTTCATTTCTTCCGCAACCAACTTCTGA